From a region of the Pseudoxanthomonas sp. X-1 genome:
- a CDS encoding DMT family transporter: protein MSAVLAASAPRRRPWLAYALVTVVLWGVWGALSPLSAAHGFPDTLVYVVWALTMVPPALYILWRGGWRLERSPRAIAYGLTIGLLGAGGQMLLFHTLTIGPAYFVFPIISLSPVVTIALSFVLLRERTGWQGTLGIVLALVALPMLDLSFGRGAGAGLGWFVQSLLIMLAWGVQAFFMKLANDSVRADSIFAYMTLGALLLAPVALWMTDFSQPINTGPSGPWLAAGIQVLNAIGALTLVFAFRYGKAMVVAPLSNAGAPLVTAALALLFAGVVPGPLKAAGLVLALIASLLLVLEPERPAAAPLS from the coding sequence ATGAGCGCCGTGCTCGCCGCGAGTGCGCCGCGCCGGCGCCCCTGGCTGGCCTATGCGCTGGTCACCGTCGTGCTGTGGGGCGTGTGGGGCGCGCTGTCGCCGCTGTCGGCCGCGCACGGATTCCCCGACACGCTGGTCTACGTGGTGTGGGCGCTGACCATGGTCCCGCCGGCGCTTTACATCCTGTGGCGCGGCGGCTGGCGGCTGGAACGCTCGCCCAGGGCCATCGCCTACGGCCTGACCATCGGCCTGCTCGGCGCGGGCGGGCAGATGCTGCTGTTCCACACGCTGACCATCGGGCCGGCGTACTTCGTGTTCCCGATCATCTCGCTCTCGCCGGTGGTGACCATCGCGCTGTCCTTCGTGCTGCTGCGCGAGCGCACCGGCTGGCAGGGCACGCTGGGCATCGTGCTGGCGCTGGTCGCGCTGCCGATGCTGGACCTGTCCTTCGGCCGCGGCGCGGGCGCGGGGCTGGGCTGGTTCGTGCAGTCGCTGCTGATCATGCTGGCCTGGGGCGTGCAGGCGTTCTTCATGAAGCTGGCCAACGACAGCGTGCGCGCCGACAGCATCTTCGCCTACATGACCCTCGGCGCGCTGCTGCTGGCGCCGGTCGCGCTGTGGATGACCGACTTCAGCCAGCCCATCAACACCGGCCCAAGCGGTCCCTGGCTGGCCGCCGGCATCCAGGTGCTCAACGCCATCGGCGCGCTGACGCTGGTGTTCGCGTTCCGCTACGGCAAGGCGATGGTGGTCGCGCCCTTGAGCAACGCCGGCGCGCCCCTGGTCACCGCGGCGCTGGCGCTGCTGTTCGCCGGCGTGGTGCCCGGCCCGCTGAAGGCCGCCGGTCTGGTGCTGGCGCTGATCGCCTCGCTGCTGCTGGTGCTCGAACCCGAGCGCCCCGCCGCCGCTCCCCTTTCCTGA
- a CDS encoding glycoside hydrolase family 36 protein, with product MSPIGRRTALKFIAGSVAGGMTWSAMPWARAATVAPSTDQEIGDAALGIAFDRRMRTRLSAWGQPLTGWASSEALLLEGGELADFRLSGQQAHDLDDPRHGRGRQVVFTGRAAQGVEKQVAVSRFDALPGLAVVQVRYRNLGDAPLNVTGWRSSAYALGDAPGGFWSFSGSTHTDRRDWVQPLGEDFDQRNSLAMDSSDYGGGTPVANLWRRDVGLAVGHVEPVPRPLAMPVRRTATGASIAIEGQQPITLAPGAELVTERTFLAVHRGDFYAPLQQYRQFMAAEGIEGPRPPDSAFAPIWCAWGYERDFTVKQVLDTLPKAQALGFEWAVLDDGWQTNEGDWKIDLKKFPRGDADMRAFTAQVRQHGMRPRLWLAPLAADPGSDVLHDHVDMLLLDKTGAFQTVTWWNALTQCPAYQPVIDFYVALVKKIIGDWGFEGIKLDGQHLNAVAPCYNPAHRHARPEDSVEGLARFWQAIYQAAHEANPEAVVELCPCGTAFAFHNLPATDQYPASDPLSSWQVRSKGKSIKALMGHRGSYAGDHVELSDQHDDFASTVGIGAVISTKFTWPRDTEHPAEPLPPGGFVLTPEREALWRKWVDLYKAHMLPKGEYLGTLYDIGFDRPETHVIAKDGAQYYTFYAPRFDGQVELRGLAAGRWKVRDLFNARELGVVQGPTATLPASFERFLFLQATPEASA from the coding sequence ATGTCGCCGATCGGACGCCGCACCGCCCTGAAGTTCATCGCCGGCAGCGTGGCTGGCGGCATGACCTGGAGCGCGATGCCGTGGGCGCGGGCGGCGACCGTCGCGCCGAGCACGGACCAGGAGATCGGCGACGCGGCGCTGGGCATCGCCTTCGACCGCCGCATGCGCACCCGCCTGTCGGCATGGGGCCAGCCGCTGACCGGCTGGGCGTCCAGCGAGGCGCTGCTGCTGGAGGGCGGCGAGCTCGCCGATTTCCGCCTCAGTGGCCAGCAGGCCCATGACCTGGACGATCCGCGCCACGGGCGTGGCCGCCAGGTGGTGTTCACCGGTCGCGCCGCGCAGGGCGTGGAGAAGCAGGTCGCGGTGAGCCGCTTCGATGCCCTGCCCGGTCTGGCGGTGGTGCAGGTGCGCTATCGCAACCTCGGCGATGCGCCGTTGAACGTGACCGGCTGGCGCAGCAGTGCGTATGCGCTGGGCGATGCGCCCGGCGGCTTCTGGAGCTTCTCCGGGTCCACCCACACCGATCGCCGCGACTGGGTGCAGCCGCTCGGCGAGGACTTCGATCAGCGCAACAGTCTGGCGATGGATTCCTCCGACTACGGTGGCGGCACGCCGGTAGCCAACCTGTGGCGCCGCGATGTCGGCCTGGCGGTCGGTCATGTCGAGCCGGTGCCACGGCCACTGGCCATGCCGGTCAGGCGCACCGCGACCGGCGCATCGATCGCCATCGAGGGCCAGCAGCCGATCACCCTGGCGCCCGGCGCCGAGCTGGTCACCGAGCGCACCTTCCTGGCCGTGCATCGCGGCGACTTCTACGCCCCGCTGCAGCAGTACCGCCAGTTCATGGCGGCCGAGGGCATCGAGGGCCCGCGCCCGCCGGACTCGGCCTTCGCGCCGATCTGGTGCGCCTGGGGCTATGAGCGCGACTTCACCGTCAAACAGGTCCTGGACACGCTGCCCAAGGCGCAGGCGCTGGGCTTCGAATGGGCGGTGCTGGACGATGGCTGGCAGACCAACGAGGGCGACTGGAAGATCGACCTGAAGAAGTTCCCGCGCGGCGACGCGGACATGCGCGCCTTCACCGCGCAGGTGCGCCAGCACGGCATGCGTCCGCGCCTGTGGCTGGCGCCGCTGGCCGCCGATCCTGGCAGCGACGTGCTGCACGACCACGTCGACATGCTGCTGCTGGACAAGACCGGCGCCTTCCAGACCGTGACCTGGTGGAACGCGCTGACCCAGTGCCCGGCCTATCAGCCGGTGATCGACTTCTACGTGGCGCTGGTGAAGAAGATCATCGGCGACTGGGGCTTCGAGGGCATCAAGCTGGACGGCCAGCACCTCAATGCGGTGGCGCCCTGCTACAACCCGGCGCACCGCCACGCCCGGCCGGAGGACTCGGTCGAAGGCCTGGCCAGGTTCTGGCAGGCGATCTACCAGGCCGCGCACGAGGCCAATCCCGAGGCGGTGGTGGAACTGTGCCCGTGCGGGACCGCGTTCGCCTTCCACAACCTGCCGGCCACCGACCAGTACCCGGCCTCCGATCCGCTGTCCTCCTGGCAGGTACGCAGCAAGGGCAAGTCGATCAAGGCGCTGATGGGTCATCGCGGCAGCTATGCCGGCGACCATGTGGAGCTGTCGGACCAGCACGACGACTTCGCCTCCACCGTCGGCATCGGCGCGGTGATCTCGACCAAGTTCACCTGGCCCAGGGACACCGAGCATCCGGCCGAGCCGCTGCCGCCGGGCGGCTTCGTGCTGACGCCCGAGCGCGAGGCGCTGTGGCGCAAGTGGGTCGACCTGTACAAGGCGCACATGCTGCCCAAGGGCGAGTACCTGGGCACGCTCTACGACATCGGCTTCGACCGGCCCGAGACCCACGTCATCGCCAAGGACGGAGCGCAGTACTACACCTTCTACGCGCCGCGCTTCGATGGGCAGGTGGAACTGCGCGGCCTGGCCGCGGGCCGCTGGAAGGTGCGCGACCTGTTCAACGCGCGCGAGCTGGGCGTGGTCCAGGGGCCGACGGCGACGCTGCCGGCGTCGTTCGAACGCTTCCTGTTCCTGCAAGCCACGCCGGAGGCTTCCGCATGA
- a CDS encoding BadF/BadG/BcrA/BcrD ATPase family protein: protein MPAQALYLGVDGGGTKTRFALIDAAGTLLAQTQLGTAYYPQVGLDGVRRMLDEGIATLLAPLGLSREDIAQAFFGLPAYGEDSRATAALQLIPGQVLGHRRYACDNDMVCGWAGSLACADGINIIAGTGSMGYGRRGAAAARSGGWGEAFGDEGSAHWIATQGLNAFSRMSDGRLPRGPLHAILRAHFGLEEDLDLCGHVYGEGVGTRGDIARLSVQVAQAAGEGDAVAIAIFQRAGEELAQIAQALRGLLGFEPGEPVPLSYSGGAFSAGALLMQPFQAALARVSTDFALRTPLHPPHYGAALYARLLAGTAPR from the coding sequence ATGCCTGCGCAGGCGTTGTATCTGGGCGTCGATGGCGGCGGCACCAAGACGCGCTTCGCGCTGATCGATGCCGCCGGCACGCTGCTGGCGCAGACCCAGCTGGGCACCGCCTACTACCCGCAGGTCGGGCTGGACGGTGTACGCCGCATGCTGGATGAAGGCATCGCTACGCTGCTGGCGCCGCTGGGGCTTAGCCGCGAGGACATCGCGCAGGCGTTCTTCGGCCTGCCGGCCTACGGCGAGGACAGCCGCGCCACGGCCGCCCTGCAGCTCATCCCCGGCCAGGTGCTGGGACACCGCCGCTACGCCTGCGACAACGACATGGTGTGCGGCTGGGCGGGCTCGCTGGCGTGCGCGGACGGCATCAACATCATCGCCGGCACCGGCTCGATGGGCTATGGACGACGCGGTGCGGCCGCGGCGCGGTCCGGCGGCTGGGGCGAGGCGTTCGGCGACGAGGGCTCGGCCCACTGGATCGCCACACAGGGGCTCAACGCCTTCTCGCGCATGAGCGATGGCCGCCTGCCGCGCGGCCCCCTGCACGCGATCCTGCGCGCGCACTTCGGCCTGGAGGAAGACCTGGACCTCTGCGGGCATGTCTACGGCGAGGGCGTCGGCACGCGCGGCGACATCGCGCGTCTGTCGGTGCAGGTGGCGCAGGCCGCCGGTGAAGGCGATGCGGTGGCGATCGCGATCTTCCAGCGCGCCGGCGAGGAACTGGCACAGATCGCCCAGGCCCTGCGCGGGCTGCTCGGCTTCGAGCCGGGCGAGCCGGTCCCGCTGTCCTACTCCGGCGGCGCCTTCAGCGCCGGCGCGCTGCTGATGCAGCCCTTCCAGGCGGCCCTGGCCAGGGTCAGCACGGACTTCGCCCTGCGCACCCCGCTCCATCCACCGCACTACGGCGCCGCGCTCTACGCGCGACTGCTGGCGGGGACGGCGCCGCGCTGA
- a CDS encoding DUF3228 family protein, translating into MSIVLTPFARARLFPRTPRGNTIQDCTAEGFEAYLNQHPPLRVLDGYAPFCKLHVHRNWTSTRCLTVPITVDNRHLLRSAYEARTSAELPVLVRWFEGVQAPRAEYLLPILYSRAQLAREGEAIDADWGVVGCLYTAEPEEIPMAPITMLRNALGVEEGGSGVPLDREAYRRAVAFWERNANWRP; encoded by the coding sequence ATGTCGATCGTGCTGACCCCGTTCGCGCGTGCGCGGCTGTTCCCGCGCACGCCGCGCGGCAACACCATCCAGGACTGCACCGCCGAGGGCTTCGAGGCCTATCTCAACCAACACCCGCCGCTGCGCGTGCTCGATGGCTATGCGCCGTTCTGCAAGCTGCACGTGCACCGCAACTGGACCTCGACCCGCTGCCTGACCGTGCCGATCACCGTGGACAACCGGCATCTGCTGCGTTCGGCCTACGAGGCGCGCACCTCGGCCGAGCTGCCGGTGCTGGTGCGCTGGTTCGAGGGCGTGCAGGCCCCGCGCGCCGAGTACCTGCTGCCGATCCTCTACAGCCGCGCACAGCTGGCCAGGGAGGGCGAGGCCATCGACGCGGACTGGGGCGTGGTCGGCTGCCTCTACACCGCCGAGCCGGAGGAGATCCCGATGGCCCCGATCACCATGCTGCGCAATGCGCTGGGCGTGGAGGAGGGCGGTTCCGGCGTGCCATTGGACCGCGAGGCGTATCGGCGCGCGGTGGCGTTCTGGGAGCGCAACGCGAACTGGCGGCCGTGA
- a CDS encoding DeoR/GlpR family DNA-binding transcription regulator, with protein sequence MPPVTRDTSQRRLQISELVRQHGSVQVTALARRFGVSMQTVRKDLRYLEERGVMARAYGGAIDSSVVGNTVVEPHYETKRTAHLDEKRRIGARAAALVKPGDTIAIDSGTTAIQLAEALPDIEITVVTNDFGVLSSLAPKPSINIVMLGGELRRRNMAFYGGLTVEALDALHVDKLFLGVDGFDLERGITTHYEPEAMLNRKMVETARMVVAITDSSKFGKVCLHRIIPVSGLNALITEAGAPEDITAACQALGVDVLRA encoded by the coding sequence GTGCCACCCGTCACCCGCGATACCAGCCAGCGCCGCCTGCAGATCAGCGAACTCGTGCGCCAGCACGGCAGCGTGCAGGTCACCGCGCTGGCGCGGCGGTTCGGCGTCAGCATGCAGACCGTGCGCAAGGACCTGCGCTACCTGGAGGAGCGCGGCGTCATGGCGCGCGCCTACGGCGGCGCGATCGACAGCAGCGTGGTCGGCAACACCGTCGTCGAGCCGCACTACGAAACGAAACGCACCGCGCACCTGGACGAGAAGCGCCGCATCGGCGCGCGCGCGGCCGCCCTGGTGAAGCCCGGCGACACGATCGCCATCGATTCGGGCACGACCGCGATCCAGCTGGCCGAGGCGCTGCCGGACATCGAGATCACCGTGGTCACCAACGACTTCGGCGTGCTGTCCTCGCTGGCGCCCAAGCCCAGCATCAACATCGTGATGCTGGGCGGCGAGCTGCGCCGCAGGAACATGGCCTTCTATGGCGGGCTGACCGTCGAGGCGCTGGACGCCCTGCACGTGGACAAGCTGTTCCTGGGCGTCGACGGCTTCGACCTGGAGCGGGGCATCACCACCCATTACGAGCCCGAGGCCATGCTCAACCGCAAGATGGTCGAAACCGCGCGCATGGTGGTGGCGATCACCGACAGCTCCAAGTTCGGCAAGGTCTGCCTGCACCGGATCATCCCGGTGTCCGGACTCAACGCGCTGATCACCGAGGCCGGCGCGCCGGAGGACATTACCGCCGCCTGCCAAGCGCTGGGCGTGGACGTGCTGCGCGCCTGA
- a CDS encoding M14 family metallocarboxypeptidase encodes MTVSTSVSIGTPGRPWGAAEKAQWRAAQTRRRGYADEVLARIEPLRTRFEVVSYGHLDYGADQYDLFAVRSRAWDPALPTMLVTGGVHGYETSGVQGALQFLEQHAASYAGRANLLVVPCVSPWGYERIHRWNPDALDPNRNFRAHSPAAEAAALLALVAPLREGIVMHIDLHETTDSDESEFRPALAARDGKPYVPGTIPDGFYLCADSAAPAPAFQQAVNAAVAKVTHIAPADPDGTLIGSPVVAPGVIEYDCKALGLCAGITDAPYRTTTEVYPDSPRATPQQCNDAQVAAIRAAIDYALAQRG; translated from the coding sequence ATGACCGTGTCCACGTCTGTCTCCATCGGCACGCCGGGCCGCCCCTGGGGCGCGGCCGAAAAGGCGCAGTGGCGCGCCGCCCAGACCCGCAGGCGCGGCTATGCCGACGAAGTGCTGGCCCGGATCGAACCGCTGCGTACGCGCTTCGAAGTCGTGTCGTACGGCCATCTGGACTACGGCGCGGACCAGTACGACCTGTTCGCGGTGCGCAGCCGTGCCTGGGACCCGGCGCTGCCGACGATGCTGGTCACCGGCGGCGTGCACGGCTACGAGACCAGCGGCGTGCAGGGCGCGCTGCAGTTCCTCGAACAGCATGCGGCTAGCTACGCCGGCCGCGCCAACCTGCTGGTGGTGCCATGCGTGAGCCCCTGGGGCTATGAGCGCATCCACCGCTGGAACCCCGACGCGCTGGACCCCAACCGCAACTTCCGCGCGCACAGCCCGGCGGCCGAAGCGGCCGCGCTGCTGGCCCTGGTCGCGCCGCTGCGCGAGGGCATCGTCATGCACATCGACCTGCACGAGACCACCGACAGCGACGAGAGCGAATTCCGCCCCGCGCTGGCCGCGCGCGACGGCAAGCCCTATGTCCCGGGCACCATTCCCGATGGTTTCTACCTGTGCGCCGACAGCGCCGCGCCGGCACCGGCCTTCCAGCAGGCGGTCAACGCCGCCGTGGCCAAGGTGACCCACATCGCGCCGGCCGATCCGGACGGCACCCTGATCGGATCGCCGGTGGTCGCCCCGGGCGTGATCGAGTACGACTGCAAGGCGCTGGGCCTGTGCGCGGGGATCACCGACGCGCCCTACCGCACCACCACCGAGGTCTATCCCGACAGCCCGCGCGCCACGCCGCAGCAGTGCAACGACGCCCAGGTGGCGGCGATCCGCGCGGCGATCGACTACGCGCTGGCGCAGCGGGGCTGA
- a CDS encoding D-tagatose-bisphosphate aldolase, class II, non-catalytic subunit, with amino-acid sequence MQALLDLIARHTSGHAVGVTSICSAHPLVIEASLHHARRTGQALVLFEATCNQVNQDGGYTGMTPADFVAFVHGIAQRVGFDASRIALGGDHLGPNPWTMLAASTAMDKAEVMVAAYVAAGFRKIHLDCSMACAGDPTPLPEAEIVRRAVRLARAAEAAWQQAGGEAPVYVIGTEVPVPGGATEAIEGLAVTTPDAALATIDAHRIAFVEAGLEDAWQRVIASVVQPGVEFDHHSVIDYAPDRAVALSRSITAVSHMVFEAHSTDYQTRQALAALVRDHFAILKVGPGLTFALREALWALDAIEREWIAPARQARLREVVLQRLHAEPGHWRRYYHGAGHALEIDLQYSLSDRIRYYWPDARIERARRQLFDNLRETPPPISLVSQFLPLALHALRNGTATLDPQSLAMAHVSAVLDEYHHACHDQDRS; translated from the coding sequence GTGCAAGCTCTGCTCGACCTCATCGCGCGCCACACCTCGGGACACGCCGTCGGCGTGACCTCGATCTGCTCGGCGCACCCCCTCGTCATCGAGGCCTCGCTGCACCATGCCCGGCGCACCGGCCAGGCGCTGGTGCTGTTCGAAGCCACCTGCAACCAGGTCAACCAGGACGGCGGCTACACCGGCATGACGCCGGCCGATTTCGTCGCCTTCGTGCACGGCATCGCGCAGCGCGTGGGCTTCGATGCGTCGCGCATCGCGCTGGGCGGCGATCACCTGGGGCCGAACCCGTGGACGATGCTGGCGGCCTCCACGGCGATGGACAAGGCCGAGGTGATGGTCGCGGCCTACGTGGCGGCGGGTTTCCGCAAGATCCACCTGGACTGCTCGATGGCCTGCGCGGGCGATCCGACGCCGCTGCCGGAAGCGGAGATCGTGCGTCGTGCCGTGCGCCTGGCGCGCGCGGCCGAAGCCGCCTGGCAGCAGGCCGGCGGCGAGGCGCCGGTCTACGTGATCGGCACCGAAGTCCCGGTGCCCGGCGGCGCCACCGAAGCCATCGAAGGCCTGGCCGTGACCACGCCGGACGCGGCGCTGGCCACGATCGACGCCCATCGCATCGCCTTCGTCGAGGCCGGTCTCGAAGACGCCTGGCAGCGTGTGATCGCCTCGGTCGTACAGCCGGGCGTGGAGTTCGACCACCACAGCGTCATCGACTACGCCCCCGACCGGGCGGTCGCGCTGAGCCGCTCGATCACCGCCGTGTCACACATGGTGTTCGAGGCGCATTCGACCGACTACCAGACCCGCCAGGCGCTGGCCGCGCTGGTACGCGACCACTTCGCGATCCTCAAGGTGGGCCCGGGCCTGACCTTCGCCCTGCGCGAGGCGCTGTGGGCGCTGGATGCCATCGAACGCGAATGGATCGCCCCCGCCCGGCAGGCGCGCCTGCGCGAGGTCGTGCTGCAGCGCCTGCACGCCGAGCCCGGCCACTGGCGCCGCTACTACCACGGCGCCGGCCACGCGCTGGAGATCGACCTGCAGTACAGCCTGTCCGACCGCATCCGCTACTACTGGCCCGATGCGCGCATCGAACGGGCGCGCCGGCAGCTGTTCGACAACCTGCGCGAGACCCCGCCGCCGATCTCGCTGGTCAGCCAGTTCCTCCCCCTCGCCTTGCACGCCCTCCGCAACGGAACCGCGACGCTCGACCCGCAGTCCCTGGCCATGGCCCACGTCAGTGCCGTTCTCGATGAGTACCACCATGCATGCCATGACCAAGACCGTTCCTGA
- a CDS encoding SIS domain-containing protein: MTKTVPELLGVPEAELEAAQAIWTAREIAQQPRMLRRTHALIAGLHAQLQAFIAPIAHDPAARVILTGAGTSAYIGQCLAPLLDRALAARVDAVPTTDLVCAPRLYLDPAQPLLLISFGRSGNSPESIAAVELAESLVRDVRHLVVTCNAQGRLASAPVGQAMTVTLPEETHDTSFAMTSSFSCMLYAALATLLPAGALDARVAPIAQATEAVIQDALPLLQTLANARHDRVVYLGSGLFQGLAREATLKLGELTNGAVATCHDSPLGFRHGPKTFVTSGTLVMVFVSNDPYTRRYDHDLIDELRRDGVAARVIEISARPRGDDADTLAVPGLALAADVDLLWPYVAAAQIYAFLHARVRGVTPDNPNPAGIVNRVVQGVRLYALEA; the protein is encoded by the coding sequence ATGACCAAGACCGTTCCTGAGCTCCTCGGCGTGCCCGAGGCCGAGCTGGAGGCCGCCCAGGCCATCTGGACGGCGCGCGAGATCGCCCAGCAGCCAAGGATGCTGCGTCGTACCCACGCGCTGATCGCCGGCCTGCATGCGCAACTGCAGGCCTTCATCGCGCCGATCGCCCACGACCCGGCCGCACGCGTGATCCTCACCGGCGCGGGCACCTCGGCCTACATCGGCCAGTGCCTGGCGCCGCTGCTGGACCGCGCGCTGGCCGCGCGCGTGGACGCGGTGCCGACCACCGACCTGGTGTGCGCGCCGCGGCTGTACCTGGATCCGGCGCAGCCGCTGCTGCTGATCTCCTTTGGTCGCTCGGGCAACAGCCCGGAGAGCATCGCCGCGGTCGAACTGGCCGAGTCGCTGGTGCGCGACGTGCGCCACCTGGTGGTGACCTGCAACGCCCAGGGCAGGCTGGCCAGCGCGCCGGTCGGGCAGGCCATGACCGTGACGCTGCCGGAAGAAACGCACGACACGAGCTTCGCGATGACCTCGTCCTTCAGCTGCATGCTCTACGCCGCCCTGGCCACGCTGCTGCCGGCCGGCGCGCTGGACGCGCGCGTCGCGCCGATCGCGCAGGCGACCGAGGCGGTGATCCAGGACGCGCTGCCGCTGCTGCAGACCCTGGCCAACGCACGCCACGACCGCGTCGTGTATCTGGGCAGCGGGCTGTTCCAGGGCCTGGCGCGCGAGGCCACGCTCAAGCTGGGCGAACTGACCAACGGCGCGGTGGCCACCTGCCACGACTCGCCGCTGGGCTTCCGCCACGGCCCCAAGACCTTCGTCACCAGCGGGACGCTGGTGATGGTCTTCGTCTCGAACGATCCCTACACCCGCCGCTACGACCACGACCTGATCGACGAACTGCGCCGCGACGGCGTGGCCGCGCGCGTGATCGAGATCTCCGCCCGGCCGCGCGGCGACGATGCCGACACGCTGGCCGTGCCGGGCCTGGCGCTGGCCGCCGACGTGGACCTGCTGTGGCCCTACGTGGCCGCTGCGCAGATCTATGCTTTCCTGCATGCGCGCGTGCGTGGCGTCACGCCGGACAACCCCAACCCGGCCGGCATCGTCAACCGCGTCGTGCAGGGCGTGCGGCTGTACGCACTGGAAGCCTGA
- the metF gene encoding methylenetetrahydrofolate reductase [NAD(P)H]: MTPISFEFYPPKTDEQRAQLNRTAERLARYAPEYVSCTFGAGGSTLSYTAETVRHLKQHHGFDAAPHLSCVGGSREEIRELLKLYRAIGCRRIVALRGDLPSGMGHAGDLRYASELIAFIRAEHGDAFQLEVGAYPETHPQASDALSDLKHFKAKVDAGADAAITQYFYNADAYFGFVEAVRRLGVEIPIIPGIMPIANFAQLRRFSEQCGAEIPRWIAKRMAAFGDDAAAVKDFGADVVAQLCQRLIDGGAPSLHFYTLNLAKPTQTVLQRLGIR; the protein is encoded by the coding sequence ATGACGCCGATCAGCTTCGAGTTCTACCCGCCCAAGACCGACGAGCAGCGGGCGCAGCTGAATCGCACGGCCGAGCGGCTGGCGCGCTACGCGCCGGAGTACGTGTCGTGCACCTTCGGCGCCGGCGGCTCGACCCTGAGCTATACCGCCGAGACGGTGCGTCACCTCAAGCAGCACCACGGCTTCGACGCCGCGCCGCACCTGTCCTGCGTGGGCGGCAGCCGCGAGGAGATCCGCGAACTGCTCAAGCTCTATCGCGCCATCGGCTGCCGGCGCATCGTCGCCCTGCGCGGCGACCTGCCCTCGGGCATGGGCCATGCCGGCGACCTGCGCTATGCGTCCGAACTGATCGCCTTCATCCGCGCCGAGCACGGCGATGCGTTCCAGCTGGAAGTCGGCGCCTATCCGGAAACCCATCCGCAGGCCAGCGACGCGCTGTCGGACCTGAAGCACTTCAAGGCCAAGGTCGACGCCGGCGCCGATGCGGCCATCACCCAGTATTTCTACAACGCCGATGCCTACTTCGGCTTCGTCGAGGCGGTGCGCCGGCTGGGGGTGGAAATCCCGATCATTCCCGGGATCATGCCGATCGCCAACTTCGCCCAGCTGCGGCGCTTCTCCGAGCAGTGCGGGGCGGAGATCCCGCGCTGGATCGCCAAGCGCATGGCGGCCTTCGGCGACGACGCGGCGGCGGTGAAGGACTTCGGCGCCGACGTGGTCGCCCAGCTGTGCCAGCGCCTGATCGACGGCGGCGCGCCGTCGCTGCACTTCTACACGCTCAACCTGGCCAAGCCTACGCAGACGGTGCTGCAGCGGTTGGGGATTCGCTGA